A region of Anoplopoma fimbria isolate UVic2021 breed Golden Eagle Sablefish chromosome 24, Afim_UVic_2022, whole genome shotgun sequence DNA encodes the following proteins:
- the nfrkb gene encoding nuclear factor related to kappa-B-binding protein isoform X2, protein MDALTHMLTDSLDPKEEEEEEEEEEEEEEDDGQITEECMLGNCRLNLPEDLLEDPEIFFSVLSANTWSEVLSDSQRQHLRQFLPEFPDNNVAEQDSTISDLFNNRNFNFGNPLHLAQKQFRDGYFNPEVVKYRQLCAKSQRKRQLYSLQQYYHKLLKHILVSRKELLEFAVHSGLDFPPKRKLPTKTQAEMREPRVRRRLSRILKEVKTECGDSNASSDDDDISLWAPAPQSPSSPTPTVSLRVLPSLSTQDMKTTGIELGEQDLKAMLHNHREKRKRQPNHPDLMTSDIHLGDILSRANIGRKGAVAFFDLSLPKKKIKDERRKKKMRTIKVESEEPCEILAPSDTPSAPTASIINSLPDNPSTPLANIKEEIVEECQSSPAPVEEIAISFFSLLESILKAENFTSTSLLEDKVQIWQSSPASSLNVWFSSVPCWSDLVLQALQFLAGETKDGMMALPSGFSPFVEFADESQQWSWIGPTQDTEKDISALCQLWLDSKDLVIKTENEDMLEMTSPIPRVSTDYVVRPSTGDERQVFQIQEQQRYNQPHKAFTFRMHGFESVVGPVKGVFDKEMSLNKAREHTLLRSDRPPYVTILSLVRDAAARLPNGEGTRAEICELLKDSQFLAPDVTSAQVNTVVSGALDRLHYEKDPCVKYDIGRKLWIYLHRSRSQEEFERIHQAQAAAAKARKALQQKPKPASKPKSGSKDGGGKTPGCLDGGQDVVSNPMSPTPTTPTPNTPGTPKSPLPCTAPTPIKTGVPDSIKTSTGVLLVSPPSLPQLGTILPTSQACPPVSQPVTSQHTARIVSHLAAGSLPQVRVVSAQPGLVSSAGSQQATLVHQTPHQIRMPVSMANKGITQTVVSVPLRSQSASSPVHVSTTRSVSTVAVAKPQARSPGSLVNNPASPAILQGVAGTSIKQVSITGQLGMKTAGGGGIPITATNLRIQGKDVLRLPPSSITTDAKGQTVLRITPDMMATLAKSPVATVKLSPDFLGTAGTGSKSISATLHVTPPHSSPSSASGSTSCTGEVLTSKAGSVASSLLKAAGDTAIRLMPTLAVTMADQKSRTFTTVSSADKSGATIRIMPGLGVIPQKQGQTITVTTTTGSKTLTASTCANIVTMAASVVAGAKGITVAPGVSCSPLTLGTATATVRQVPATVVTTQTGKLPTRITVPLSVLNQPLKSKSVVTTPMVKGSLNTNISSLGRNIILTTMPAGTKLIAGNKPVSFVTAQQFQQLQQQGQATQVRIQTVQAQQLQQHIATGSPKSVSTVVVTTAPSPKRAPDPPPAPKQ, encoded by the exons atggATGCCCTCACCCACATGCTCACTGACTCTCTGGatccaaaagaagaagaagaagaagaagaagaagaagaagaagaagaagaagatgatggaCAAATCACAGAGGAATGCATGCTGGGGAACTGTAGGTTAAACCTTCCAGAGGACCTACTTGAGGAC cCTGAAATCTTCTTCTCTGTGCTGAGTGCAAACACCTGGAGTGAAGTACTGTCAGACTCCCAGAGACAGCACCTGCGTCAGTTTTTGCCAGAGTTTCCTGACAACAATGTTGCGGAGCAGGACAGCACCATCAGTGACCTTTTCAACAACAGAAACTTCAACTTTGGAAATCCCCTTCATCTTGCACAGAAACAATTCAGAG ATGGTTACTTCAATCCTGAGGTGGTCAAGTACAGACAATTGTGTGCCAAGTCccagagaaagagacagttgTACTCCCTTCAGCAGTATTACCACAAGCTTTTGAAGCACATCCTTGTCTCCAGAAAG GAGCTGCTGGAGTTTGCCGTTCACAGTGGTCTGGACTTTCCCCCTAAAAGAAAGTTACCGACCAAGACTCAGGCTGAAATGCGGGAGCCAAGGGTGAGAAGACGATTGAGTCGCATATTAAAGGAGGTCAAAACTGAGTGTGGAGACAGCAATGCTTCATCTGATGATGACG ACATATCATTATGGGCTCCAGCACCCCAATCACCTTCCTCTCCGACACCCACTGTCTCGCTCAGAGTTCTTCCAAGCCTCTCCACCCAAGACATGAAGACTACTG GAATAGAACTAGGGGAGCAGGACTTAAAAGCCATGCTGCATAACCATCGGGAGAAGAGGAAGCGACAGCCA AATCATCCAGACTTGATGACCTCTGACATCCACCTTGGAGACATACTCTCAAGAGCGAATATCGGTCGGAAGGGGGCTGTGG CATTTTTTGATCTGTCTCTGCCTAAGAAGAAGATcaaagatgagaggaggaagaagaaaatgagGACAATAAAAGTGGAATCTGAGGAGCCCTGTGAAATTCTTGCACCCTCAGACACCCCATCAGCTCCAACGGCCAGCATCATCAACTCCCTGCCAGACAACCCGTCTACTCCACTGGCCAACATCAAGGAAGA GATTGTGGAGGAGTGTCAGAGCAGCCCGGCTCCAGTTGAGGAAATAGCTATCAGTTTCTTCAGCTTGTTGGAGAGCATCTTAAAGGCCGAAAACTTTACCAGCACTTCATTG TTGGAGGATAAAGTTCAAATATGGCAGTCCTCTCCAGCCAGCTCCCTCAATGTGTGGTTTTCATCCGTCCCATGTTGGTCCGACTTGGTTCTTCAAGCTCTGCAGTTTCTTGCAGGAGAGACTAAAG ATGGCATGATGGCACTACCTAGCGGATTTTCTCCATTTGTGGAATTTGCTGATGAATCTCAGCAGTGGAGCTGGATCG gcCCCACTCAGGATACAGAGAAGGATATCAGTGCGCTCTGTCAGTTGTGGCTGGACTCCAAAGACTTGGTTATCAAG acagaaaatgaggaCATGCTAGAGATGACTTCTCCGATACCAAGAGT CTCGACTGATTATGTGGTGCGGCCCAGCACTGGAGATGAGAGACAAGTGTTTCAAATCCAG gAGCAGCAGCGATACAACCAGCCGCATAAAGCCTTCACCTTTAGGATGCACGGCTTTGAATCTGTGGTGGGGCCTGTCAAAGGGGTGTTTGATAAGGAGATGTCTCTCAACAAAGCCAGGGAGCACACATTGCTCCGCTCAGACCGACCGCCATATGTGACCATTCTCTCTCTGG TGCGGGACGCAGCAGCCAGGTTACCAAATGGAGAGGGAACAAGGGCAGAGATCTGTGAGCTGTTGAAAGACTCTCAGTTCCTTGCTCCAGATGTCACCAGTGCACAg GTGAACACCGTTGTCAGTGGAGCCTTGGATAGACTTCACTATGAGAAAGACCCCTGTGTGAAGTACGACATCGGCCGCAAGCTCTGGATCTACCTGCACCGCAGTCGCAGTCAAGAGGAGTTTG AGAGGATCCACCAGGctcaagctgctgctgcaaaagcAAGAAAAGCCCTGCAGCAAAAACCTAAACCTGCATCTAAGCCT AAGTCCGGAAGTAAAGACGGAGGCGGTAAAACCCCGGGATGTCTGGACGGAGGACAGGATGTAGTCTCCAATCCCATGTCCCCAACCCCAACAACACCCACCCCAAACACACCCGGAACCCCTAAGTCACCCTTACCCTGCACAGCCCCCACACCAATAAAGACCGGAGTCCCTGATTCAATCAAAACCAGCACAGG CGTTCTTCTTGTGTCTCCTCCCTCGTTGCCCCAGCTGGGAACCATCTTACCCACCAGTCAGGCTTGTCCACCAGTTTCACAGCCAGTCACATCCCAACACACGGCTCGCATAGTGAGTCACCTGGCGGCAGGCTCCCTCCCTCAGGTCCGGGTTGTTTCTGCTCAGCCTGGTCTGGTTTCTTCAGCAGGAAGTCAGCAGGCCACGCTGGTTCATCAGACCCCTCACCAGATCAGGATGCCTGTGTCGATGGCAAACAAGGGCATTACACAG ACAGTGGTTTCTGTGCCTCTGAGGAGTCAGTCTGCCAGTAGTCCAGTCCATGTGTCAACCACCCGGTCTGTGTCCACTGTAGCTGTGGCCAAACCTCAAGCCAGATCACCTGGTAGCCTGGTGAACAACCCTGCTTCCCCTGCCATTCTGCAAGGCGTCGCCGGCACAAGTATCAAACAG GTGTCCATCACAGGCCAGCTGGGAATGAAGACTGCCGGTGGAGGAGGAATTCCAATAACGGCTACAAACCTGCGCATCCAGGGTAAAGACGTCCTTCGTCTTCCACCGTCCTCCATCACCACAGACGCCAAAGGACAGACGGTGCTGCGGATCACCCCGGACATGATGGCAACTCTCGCCAAATCCCCAGTTGCAACCGTCAAACTCTCGCCTGACTTTCTGGGTACCGCCGGCACCGGCAGCAAGAGCATATCCGCCACTCTCCATGTGACACCACCCCACTCGTCGCCATCCTCTGCGTCCGGCTCTACATCCTGCACAGGGGAAGTGCTGACCTCTAAAGCGGGCTCCGTTGCTTCCAGCTTGTTGAAGGCCGCAGGAGACACGGCCATACGACTGATGCCCACATTGGCGGTGACCATGGCTGACCAAAAATCAAGGACCTTCACCACCGTATCCTCCGCCGACAAGAGTGGAGCCACCATTAGGATAATGCCGGGCCTCGGTGTCATTCCACAGAAACAAGGTCAGACCATCACAGTGACGACCACCACCGGCAGTAAAACGCTCACGGCCTCTACATGTGCTAATATAGTGACCATGGCTGCCAGTGTTGTGGCTGGAGCCAAGGGGATCACGGTGGCTCCTGGAGTCTCGTGTTCACCTCTGACTCTAGGGACAGCTACAGCCACTGTGCGACAGGTTCCTGCTACAGTGGTCACGACTCAAACG GGGAAGTTACCTACCAGGATAACTGTGCCCCTCTCCGTTCTGAACCAACCGCTGAAGAGCAAAAGTGTTGTGACGACACCAATGGTGAAAGGAAGTCTCAACACAAA TATCAGCAGTCTGGGCAGGAACATCATCCTGACCACGATGCCTGCTGGCACGAAGCTGATCGCAGGGAACAAACCGGTCAGCTTTGTCACAGCACAGCAGTtccagcagcttcagcagcaaGGACAGGCCACACAG GTTCGCATCCAGACGGTCCAGgcgcagcagctccagcagcacaTTGCAACAGGCTCCCCGAAATCTGTTTCCACAGTCGTAGTCACAACAGCACCTTCGCCCAAACGTGCCCCCGATCCCCCGCCTGCACCTAAACAGTGA
- the nfrkb gene encoding nuclear factor related to kappa-B-binding protein isoform X1, giving the protein MDALTHMLTDSLDPKEEEEEEEEEEEEEEDDGQITEECMLGNCRLNLPEDLLEDPEIFFSVLSANTWSEVLSDSQRQHLRQFLPEFPDNNVAEQDSTISDLFNNRNFNFGNPLHLAQKQFRDGYFNPEVVKYRQLCAKSQRKRQLYSLQQYYHKLLKHILVSRKELLEFAVHSGLDFPPKRKLPTKTQAEMREPRVRRRLSRILKEVKTECGDSNASSDDDDISLWAPAPQSPSSPTPTVSLRVLPSLSTQDMKTTEGIELGEQDLKAMLHNHREKRKRQPNHPDLMTSDIHLGDILSRANIGRKGAVAFFDLSLPKKKIKDERRKKKMRTIKVESEEPCEILAPSDTPSAPTASIINSLPDNPSTPLANIKEEIVEECQSSPAPVEEIAISFFSLLESILKAENFTSTSLLEDKVQIWQSSPASSLNVWFSSVPCWSDLVLQALQFLAGETKDGMMALPSGFSPFVEFADESQQWSWIGPTQDTEKDISALCQLWLDSKDLVIKTENEDMLEMTSPIPRVSTDYVVRPSTGDERQVFQIQEQQRYNQPHKAFTFRMHGFESVVGPVKGVFDKEMSLNKAREHTLLRSDRPPYVTILSLVRDAAARLPNGEGTRAEICELLKDSQFLAPDVTSAQVNTVVSGALDRLHYEKDPCVKYDIGRKLWIYLHRSRSQEEFERIHQAQAAAAKARKALQQKPKPASKPKSGSKDGGGKTPGCLDGGQDVVSNPMSPTPTTPTPNTPGTPKSPLPCTAPTPIKTGVPDSIKTSTGVLLVSPPSLPQLGTILPTSQACPPVSQPVTSQHTARIVSHLAAGSLPQVRVVSAQPGLVSSAGSQQATLVHQTPHQIRMPVSMANKGITQTVVSVPLRSQSASSPVHVSTTRSVSTVAVAKPQARSPGSLVNNPASPAILQGVAGTSIKQVSITGQLGMKTAGGGGIPITATNLRIQGKDVLRLPPSSITTDAKGQTVLRITPDMMATLAKSPVATVKLSPDFLGTAGTGSKSISATLHVTPPHSSPSSASGSTSCTGEVLTSKAGSVASSLLKAAGDTAIRLMPTLAVTMADQKSRTFTTVSSADKSGATIRIMPGLGVIPQKQGQTITVTTTTGSKTLTASTCANIVTMAASVVAGAKGITVAPGVSCSPLTLGTATATVRQVPATVVTTQTGKLPTRITVPLSVLNQPLKSKSVVTTPMVKGSLNTNISSLGRNIILTTMPAGTKLIAGNKPVSFVTAQQFQQLQQQGQATQVRIQTVQAQQLQQHIATGSPKSVSTVVVTTAPSPKRAPDPPPAPKQ; this is encoded by the exons atggATGCCCTCACCCACATGCTCACTGACTCTCTGGatccaaaagaagaagaagaagaagaagaagaagaagaagaagaagaagaagatgatggaCAAATCACAGAGGAATGCATGCTGGGGAACTGTAGGTTAAACCTTCCAGAGGACCTACTTGAGGAC cCTGAAATCTTCTTCTCTGTGCTGAGTGCAAACACCTGGAGTGAAGTACTGTCAGACTCCCAGAGACAGCACCTGCGTCAGTTTTTGCCAGAGTTTCCTGACAACAATGTTGCGGAGCAGGACAGCACCATCAGTGACCTTTTCAACAACAGAAACTTCAACTTTGGAAATCCCCTTCATCTTGCACAGAAACAATTCAGAG ATGGTTACTTCAATCCTGAGGTGGTCAAGTACAGACAATTGTGTGCCAAGTCccagagaaagagacagttgTACTCCCTTCAGCAGTATTACCACAAGCTTTTGAAGCACATCCTTGTCTCCAGAAAG GAGCTGCTGGAGTTTGCCGTTCACAGTGGTCTGGACTTTCCCCCTAAAAGAAAGTTACCGACCAAGACTCAGGCTGAAATGCGGGAGCCAAGGGTGAGAAGACGATTGAGTCGCATATTAAAGGAGGTCAAAACTGAGTGTGGAGACAGCAATGCTTCATCTGATGATGACG ACATATCATTATGGGCTCCAGCACCCCAATCACCTTCCTCTCCGACACCCACTGTCTCGCTCAGAGTTCTTCCAAGCCTCTCCACCCAAGACATGAAGACTACTG AAGGAATAGAACTAGGGGAGCAGGACTTAAAAGCCATGCTGCATAACCATCGGGAGAAGAGGAAGCGACAGCCA AATCATCCAGACTTGATGACCTCTGACATCCACCTTGGAGACATACTCTCAAGAGCGAATATCGGTCGGAAGGGGGCTGTGG CATTTTTTGATCTGTCTCTGCCTAAGAAGAAGATcaaagatgagaggaggaagaagaaaatgagGACAATAAAAGTGGAATCTGAGGAGCCCTGTGAAATTCTTGCACCCTCAGACACCCCATCAGCTCCAACGGCCAGCATCATCAACTCCCTGCCAGACAACCCGTCTACTCCACTGGCCAACATCAAGGAAGA GATTGTGGAGGAGTGTCAGAGCAGCCCGGCTCCAGTTGAGGAAATAGCTATCAGTTTCTTCAGCTTGTTGGAGAGCATCTTAAAGGCCGAAAACTTTACCAGCACTTCATTG TTGGAGGATAAAGTTCAAATATGGCAGTCCTCTCCAGCCAGCTCCCTCAATGTGTGGTTTTCATCCGTCCCATGTTGGTCCGACTTGGTTCTTCAAGCTCTGCAGTTTCTTGCAGGAGAGACTAAAG ATGGCATGATGGCACTACCTAGCGGATTTTCTCCATTTGTGGAATTTGCTGATGAATCTCAGCAGTGGAGCTGGATCG gcCCCACTCAGGATACAGAGAAGGATATCAGTGCGCTCTGTCAGTTGTGGCTGGACTCCAAAGACTTGGTTATCAAG acagaaaatgaggaCATGCTAGAGATGACTTCTCCGATACCAAGAGT CTCGACTGATTATGTGGTGCGGCCCAGCACTGGAGATGAGAGACAAGTGTTTCAAATCCAG gAGCAGCAGCGATACAACCAGCCGCATAAAGCCTTCACCTTTAGGATGCACGGCTTTGAATCTGTGGTGGGGCCTGTCAAAGGGGTGTTTGATAAGGAGATGTCTCTCAACAAAGCCAGGGAGCACACATTGCTCCGCTCAGACCGACCGCCATATGTGACCATTCTCTCTCTGG TGCGGGACGCAGCAGCCAGGTTACCAAATGGAGAGGGAACAAGGGCAGAGATCTGTGAGCTGTTGAAAGACTCTCAGTTCCTTGCTCCAGATGTCACCAGTGCACAg GTGAACACCGTTGTCAGTGGAGCCTTGGATAGACTTCACTATGAGAAAGACCCCTGTGTGAAGTACGACATCGGCCGCAAGCTCTGGATCTACCTGCACCGCAGTCGCAGTCAAGAGGAGTTTG AGAGGATCCACCAGGctcaagctgctgctgcaaaagcAAGAAAAGCCCTGCAGCAAAAACCTAAACCTGCATCTAAGCCT AAGTCCGGAAGTAAAGACGGAGGCGGTAAAACCCCGGGATGTCTGGACGGAGGACAGGATGTAGTCTCCAATCCCATGTCCCCAACCCCAACAACACCCACCCCAAACACACCCGGAACCCCTAAGTCACCCTTACCCTGCACAGCCCCCACACCAATAAAGACCGGAGTCCCTGATTCAATCAAAACCAGCACAGG CGTTCTTCTTGTGTCTCCTCCCTCGTTGCCCCAGCTGGGAACCATCTTACCCACCAGTCAGGCTTGTCCACCAGTTTCACAGCCAGTCACATCCCAACACACGGCTCGCATAGTGAGTCACCTGGCGGCAGGCTCCCTCCCTCAGGTCCGGGTTGTTTCTGCTCAGCCTGGTCTGGTTTCTTCAGCAGGAAGTCAGCAGGCCACGCTGGTTCATCAGACCCCTCACCAGATCAGGATGCCTGTGTCGATGGCAAACAAGGGCATTACACAG ACAGTGGTTTCTGTGCCTCTGAGGAGTCAGTCTGCCAGTAGTCCAGTCCATGTGTCAACCACCCGGTCTGTGTCCACTGTAGCTGTGGCCAAACCTCAAGCCAGATCACCTGGTAGCCTGGTGAACAACCCTGCTTCCCCTGCCATTCTGCAAGGCGTCGCCGGCACAAGTATCAAACAG GTGTCCATCACAGGCCAGCTGGGAATGAAGACTGCCGGTGGAGGAGGAATTCCAATAACGGCTACAAACCTGCGCATCCAGGGTAAAGACGTCCTTCGTCTTCCACCGTCCTCCATCACCACAGACGCCAAAGGACAGACGGTGCTGCGGATCACCCCGGACATGATGGCAACTCTCGCCAAATCCCCAGTTGCAACCGTCAAACTCTCGCCTGACTTTCTGGGTACCGCCGGCACCGGCAGCAAGAGCATATCCGCCACTCTCCATGTGACACCACCCCACTCGTCGCCATCCTCTGCGTCCGGCTCTACATCCTGCACAGGGGAAGTGCTGACCTCTAAAGCGGGCTCCGTTGCTTCCAGCTTGTTGAAGGCCGCAGGAGACACGGCCATACGACTGATGCCCACATTGGCGGTGACCATGGCTGACCAAAAATCAAGGACCTTCACCACCGTATCCTCCGCCGACAAGAGTGGAGCCACCATTAGGATAATGCCGGGCCTCGGTGTCATTCCACAGAAACAAGGTCAGACCATCACAGTGACGACCACCACCGGCAGTAAAACGCTCACGGCCTCTACATGTGCTAATATAGTGACCATGGCTGCCAGTGTTGTGGCTGGAGCCAAGGGGATCACGGTGGCTCCTGGAGTCTCGTGTTCACCTCTGACTCTAGGGACAGCTACAGCCACTGTGCGACAGGTTCCTGCTACAGTGGTCACGACTCAAACG GGGAAGTTACCTACCAGGATAACTGTGCCCCTCTCCGTTCTGAACCAACCGCTGAAGAGCAAAAGTGTTGTGACGACACCAATGGTGAAAGGAAGTCTCAACACAAA TATCAGCAGTCTGGGCAGGAACATCATCCTGACCACGATGCCTGCTGGCACGAAGCTGATCGCAGGGAACAAACCGGTCAGCTTTGTCACAGCACAGCAGTtccagcagcttcagcagcaaGGACAGGCCACACAG GTTCGCATCCAGACGGTCCAGgcgcagcagctccagcagcacaTTGCAACAGGCTCCCCGAAATCTGTTTCCACAGTCGTAGTCACAACAGCACCTTCGCCCAAACGTGCCCCCGATCCCCCGCCTGCACCTAAACAGTGA
- the tmem45b gene encoding transmembrane protein 45B gives MANFGGHAIPGSFFLLLGFWLTVKNILQHYWRTSQPKGRQITPPFSRRMNYIEGGLLIFGAFVGIMVEQFVVDGPHAHLYDTEHNSWVKLMNWQHGTMYLFFGISGIALVASTASKLVPAGVDRLALSVALFVEGFLFYYHVHMRPPLDAHIHSLLLVAVFAGSASTMLEVFIRDNIILELLRGCLFILQGSWFYQIGFVLYPLSGPEWDLTLHDNIMFITMCFCWHLAVALLLVACISSVVWFTLKRFSGRGQDIEIGMRKTTSNSSSQKALLEESEEE, from the exons ATGGCAAACTTTGGAGGACATGCCATTCCTGGCTCTTTTTTCCTGCTCCTTGGCTTTTGGCTAACAGTGAAAAACATCCTGCAACACTACTGGAGGACAAGTCAGCCTAAAGGAAGGCAGATAACGCCGCCTTTCTCTCGAAGGATGAACTACATTGAGGGAGGACTTCTAATATTTGGTGCATTCGTTG GTATTATGGTCGAACAGTTTGTGGTGGACGGCCCACACGCCCACCTCTACGACACAGAGCACAATTCATGGGTCAAGCTGATGAACTGGCAGCACGGCACGATGTATCTGTTCTTTGGGATCTCTGGTATTGCACTGGTTGCCAGTACTGCGTCCAAACTGGTGCCGGCTGGTGTGGACCGCCTTGCTCTCTCCGTGGCTCTTTTTGTTGAAG GGTTTCTGTTCTACTACCACGTGCACATGCGGCCCCCTCTGGACGCTCACATCCACTCCCTGCTACTCGTTGCTGTGTTTGCTGGATCGGCCAGCACCATGTTGGAGGTGTTCATAAGAGACAACATTATTTTGGAGCTCTTAAGGGGATGCCTGTTCATCCTGCAGGGCTCATGGTTCTACCAG ATTGGATTTGTTCTTTACCCACTGAGTGGACCGGAATGGGACCTGACACTGCATGACAACATCATGTTCATCACTATGTGCTTCTGCTGGCATTTAGCTGTGGCCCTGCTTTTGGTCGCCTGCATCTCCTCCGTGGTTTGGTT CACGCTGAAGCGATTCTCGGGAAGGGGACAGGACATAGAGATTGGAATGCGAAAAACAACCTCCAATTCAAGCTCCCAGAAGGCTTTGCTTGAAGAGTCGGAAGAAGAGTGA